The Flavobacteriales bacterium genome includes a region encoding these proteins:
- a CDS encoding metallophosphoesterase, with product MIERIIISSLIFLALDAYVFKALLPYAQMLNNPARWISMLAYWLISVGAIAFLFYGMSIFRQTRNESHIAQYALALFFVFFIPKIAIALFHLVDDLFNLAGTTFTKLSSGDTDWSRRRFITQTGLGIGALLFGGALYGVTKGKFRWRVLSHDIPSKILPKAFDGFKVVQISDAHLGSFLRNYRPIEYMVEMINDLEPDLILFTGDMVNEHAQEAKGWEQVLGRLKAKHGKYSVYGNHDYGHYGPWDEAEALQSQLMLKEIQNEMGFQMLENENVTIEKDGETVKLLGVHNWGKSPHFPKIGDLDEALTGVSDNEFSILMSHDPTHFEEKIMGKVPIDLTLSGHTHGMQMGIEIPALGIKYSPIKHLYKRWGGLYDEQGQFLHVNRGMGVLGFPGRIGMWPEISLLTLRSA from the coding sequence ATGATTGAACGGATCATCATCAGCTCACTCATCTTCCTAGCTCTGGATGCCTATGTATTCAAAGCCCTGCTGCCCTATGCGCAGATGCTGAACAATCCGGCCCGATGGATCAGTATGCTGGCCTACTGGCTCATCAGTGTGGGAGCGATTGCTTTTCTCTTTTACGGGATGAGCATCTTCCGTCAGACACGCAATGAGTCACATATCGCTCAGTATGCCTTGGCTCTCTTCTTCGTGTTCTTCATTCCCAAGATCGCCATCGCACTCTTCCACCTGGTGGATGACCTGTTCAATCTGGCAGGAACCACCTTCACCAAACTGAGCAGTGGAGATACAGACTGGTCAAGGAGAAGATTCATCACTCAGACGGGCTTAGGTATAGGTGCATTGCTATTTGGAGGAGCACTTTATGGAGTCACCAAGGGTAAGTTCCGCTGGAGAGTGCTCAGCCACGATATTCCTTCCAAGATCCTTCCCAAGGCCTTCGATGGCTTCAAGGTGGTACAGATCAGCGATGCCCACTTGGGAAGTTTCCTACGGAATTATCGTCCCATCGAGTATATGGTGGAGATGATCAACGATCTCGAACCCGACCTGATCCTCTTCACGGGAGACATGGTCAACGAGCATGCACAAGAGGCCAAGGGCTGGGAGCAGGTACTTGGGCGTTTGAAGGCCAAGCATGGAAAGTACAGCGTTTACGGCAATCACGATTACGGCCACTATGGTCCGTGGGATGAGGCTGAAGCTCTGCAAAGCCAGTTGATGCTGAAGGAGATCCAGAATGAAATGGGCTTCCAGATGCTGGAGAACGAGAATGTGACCATCGAGAAGGACGGTGAGACCGTAAAGCTACTCGGTGTCCATAATTGGGGTAAGAGTCCTCACTTCCCCAAGATCGGAGACTTGGATGAAGCCTTGACTGGAGTCTCGGATAATGAGTTCTCCATATTGATGAGCCATGATCCTACGCACTTCGAAGAGAAGATCATGGGCAAGGTACCTATCGACCTCACCCTGAGCGGACATACCCACGGGATGCAGATGGGAATCGAGATCCCAGCATTGGGTATCAAATACAGTCCTATCAAGCACCTGTACAAGCGTTGGGGTGGATTGTATGACGAGCAGGGTCAATTCCTCCACGTCAATCGGGGAATGGGCGTACTCGGATTT